The Mastacembelus armatus chromosome 13, fMasArm1.2, whole genome shotgun sequence DNA segment CAGACGAGCCCCTCTCCTTTGCATTTTTTGCATGTTCAGTTTTGAGATccaaatcaaaaaacaaaccaaactcacacagaaacacctgcGAACACATACTGCACTATGTACTCTGTAGAGGCCTAAAGTGAGGAGGCTGAAGGTTTGCTTTATGCTTTTTGACTATTTCATCCACATGAATATACACACTACAGCAGGTACACTAAGTATTCTTGAATGGTATGACTACTAATGTTAGATCTACATGACTCAAGAGTTGAGTCATGATTTGAAAGTTGGGTCTGATTGCATATGACATGTTCCACCTTAACTTCAGGTGCCGCAGGCTCAAGATATCATAGTTAGTGTCTTGGTTTGACTTTGAATGTGTGCACTCTGCACAGGTGGCTTTGCAGATCTGCATTCCCCCCCTGAGTCTGTTTATTAAGCCTGAGCCAGCCTGAGCCCGCTGCATCTGTGTCAAATATGGAGGGATGATTACACAACCCCTCCAGCCATTGCACCACTCAAGGCAGGCGCTCACTGTCCCTTGTGGGGATAACTCTAATTTCCCACTGCTCTTGCCGTGTGTAGTCCTACTCTGGCTGTTCGGGGTGGGTGTGTAGGCCGTTTTCAGGGCGTGTGATGCTGTGATTTTCCCAGAAGACCTTATGCAGCTGGTCCACTTCAGACACCAGGGGCAGACCGATGTCCAAGTGCATCTTCAGATTCTCCAACCACTCTTCCAGTTTGCAGAAAGCAGGACTAAAAAGATTAAGAAGGCATTTATGAATTTTTGAATTTTATGAAATTAAACTCTCTTAACCAGAACACAAACTATTCACCAAGATACTTTGAGGGTGATTAGCATAGTTGTAAAGATAACAGTTGTAGCACACCCAGTACAGTAGAGGGCGTCTTACTTatataaatgagaaaaactCCACTAATTTGACAACCACAAACCAATACCACTGCATATACAACAGTGGGGTGAATTACAGCCAACAGATGCAAAGCTCTGCAAATTACCCTAAACCTTAAAATGAGAGGAAAACTATGAACTTCTACGCTGGAAGTAGATGTCTGACCGTTTATCTGCATCAAGgtcacagcacacagcagcCATGGGGAAGAAGGCAGGGGGACAATCTGGAGGACAGTAGTGCTCCAAGAACCCAGACACATTCAGTCCGAAGTCTGTAGCCCTAGGGAGGTAGTCTGGGTCTGCGTTCACCCTGCCAATTATCTGAAGagagcaggaaaaacaaaaagacagacagagaaagaggactTAAAGATGGAAGTGTCAGGGTGTCCTCTTATGAAAAGCAGTAAACTCCCAGACTGATGCCTGCCTGTCAGAAGCCACGTGAAgacaactttgtttttctgctctcGCTAATCTCTGCAGTATTTGTTGTCTAATGGTGTCCATCTGGGGAAGTCATTTTCAGGGATTGTGTGTGGCCACGCCCAGAAGTTACCACATTTTGGGGCTGGATTTTCATTTGGaaagtttctttatttttatttttaggggCCCTGAAAAGCTCGTCCAGAAAGATTTTTTCCTCATAAAACCAAATGGATAGTGTATTTTACACGTTAGCAGTTTAACACATGAAAAACCTGTCAAAAAATGCAGACACTAGTAATTTGTGGACCAAGAAGAGGAGttgtgaaaatactgtaataGGCCAAAATTGTATGTGAACTTAGATTTTGGCCAAATTTAGTGTGTAGTAAAACTGCAAAACCTCTAACGTTAAGTGGCAATAAAAGGTGCATTTGGACCAGAggactgttttcatgtttctcagAGCTGTTGGAGGAAGTTccccttttttgtgtgtctacaCTGCAGGACTTGAGAACTATAATAGTCCTTAGAAGACTGTTTTGGGGGACATTTTTAGCTCGTGTTTCAGAGCAGGTACTTTTCCAGTACAAAGGAATCCATGAGTGACATATGTTTATGCTGATttctaattttaatttaaagtagAATAAACAACGATCAATCTTGACAGATCAATCATGAATTTTCGCTAGCGTTGTCGAATGTTGTGTGGAGGTGACGTTGCTATGCCAACCATCAGCCGGCTTACATTAATTCAACGGTCTAACTAACTGTGTGGATGTGGACAGAAAAAAGGTCTGTAGTTCTCGGGTCCGTATTTCAGTGGGGTAGTCTGTAGAAATGCGTGGTCTAAAAGCACCTAGAGTTTTTTGTTCAGGTGACAGTTTAGTATACTACCAAGGAAAGTGTGAGTGAAAAGTATATGggaaatgtttttgattttactaATAAAACAGTATGAAATCCTAGCTGTCTGATTAGGAAAGTCACTTACCTCGCAGAGCATGATACCAAAGGAAAAGATGTCCACTCTTTCATCATAGCTCTTCCCtgggaaatgaaaaaagaacaaattaagctgttgtttattttcagaataaacAACATAGTTGAGTTAAAGACAACAGATTTCAAGAAAACAACTATAGCACTCTAGTTTGTTTCACAAGGTGTGAATCAGTAAATCAATATTATTGAAAAAGTACAAGTGTCTCTAAAAATCATACCATGGATCATCTCAGGTGCCATCCAGTAAGGGTTTCCCACCACCGTGTATCTCTTCCTACGATCATGCCTCTTCAGACCCGGCAGTTTACCCTGCGACAACTTCTCCTCGTGCTTGTCGTCAACCATGAGCCGAGCCAGCCCAAAGTCTGCCACCACCACTGTGTTGTCCTGAGTGAagaaaattgaacatttaataaaatgctGATATTACCCTTCCAGGCAAAGGGGGGCAAAAGAAGCAGTTTCAAGCTCATTTACAAAGTTTAAAATTCAACTTCAAGCCTTAAAATTTCAAATATGAGCTCTACAATACAAaccttttgttttcatgtggCACATGTACAGTGCTCTCTCTGTTTCCACACTACCTCATATGGAGCTTAAGAAGTCTTAGTCTGTTAGAGCTGCTAACAAAGCtctgctttgtctttgtttttttaactgccCTAGCAAATGGCAGGTGCACTGTGTTAAATCCTCAAAGAAAACATACTCTATATGCACAGGTATGGACTGAAAAACATAAGTTCTTACCTCTCGGACTAGACAGTTATGTGAGTTCAGGTCCCGGTGGATTATGTTCATGGAATGCAGATATGACTGAATGACAGACAGATTGGAGAGGGCAGAGACgcaggaagaataaaaaaacaggagatTTTAGTGGTACTTTAAAACCTGTGCAAAGTGAAACAGTAATGCCTTGTTTCATTCCAAGTAGATGATGTAGTAAATACAATAATCCATTTACAACACTCATAATTGTACTTATATCAAGGGAAAATATCAGGAACTCATGTTCTAATCCTGCACGAATTCAGTCCATAGAGGGGGATGGAAGAGATTGTGCACAGCATTAGCAGAAGTGTTGCAGCTCAGCAAAATGACCATTAAAGGGAGAGAGCAGCAACGATAACTGGAAACACCAGCCATCAAGAcatttcactgatttatttatttttacagaactACATTTTTTGATAACATAGAGTAAACTATAACAgttacatgatttttttctggATTTGAACTCACCATTCCAGCAGCAATGTCCTTTGCAAAACTGACCCGCTGGTTCCAGGGATAGTTGCTGTCCTGTTAATCACAGCCAAATGACAGTTTTACTGCATCTATTAGTAAAAAGTTTATTCCATGCATTTTGACTACTGAACAGGAGATAGACACATTCATattcctgcagacacacactctccacTCACCATTTTCTTGATGATTTCTCTCAGGGTGCCTCCCTTTATGTATTCTGCAATGAAGTTGAgccttttgtctttgtaaagGACTCCAATGAATTTGAGCACGTTGGGGTGATCCAGGCAACGCATGACTTTCACCTGATGAAATCAAAACAGGTTGTTTCACAATGTTCAATCATCAGCCCCTGCTGGACATATGGAACAAGTCAACAAATGTATTTCATCTTGTAAAGTTAGTATGATCACACTCATGGCTGAACTGCAACTACATATTTAGTGTGCACATCATTTTGACTACAACTACAACTAAATTTCAGATTCAATTTACTGATTTCTTCTATTACTACTTCTACTTGTTCcaatttaaaaagcaacaaagaAAGCGCCGTCATTAAATGCTGCAACTTTACTGTAGTTCAAGAGGTTACCCACGCTACTCAGCCCATAAAAGACTTCCCTCCCTGATGGTTGTGCTGTGAAACAGGAGACAGCCCACTATCACACACACGAATAAACTTGAAATACGACCCTTCAAATCTTATGATGTCTGAAATGTTTGGTGCGTACTTTTGCAATCTTCACCAGAGAGACTGTGAAGCTGTAAATGAGATCACCAGACACTCAGTAATGTGAGACTTGGGCCACCTACAAACAAACAGCCAGTGGGAGTAATAATCATGCTTCATTGTGGCTAGAGTTTGTTTTATAGCCAATCTATTTACTCTGTCATCATCCACATCAATTACAAAGCAGACTCTAAAcctaataataaaactgaaacaccacacatacatagacacaACCGATGGAGAATCATTTCTGCGAACTTCAAACGTCTGTTAGTGGAGTGTTAACTGGATGAGTGAGTCTACATGACGAACATCAAACAAGCTCATTAAGTGTAATTTAGATCAGTTCAACAATAACTCAAGAATTTACTGTAGTCTGAACGTCTGCGTATGAGTCAGTCTCTGTTATCTTTTCAAATGAACAGAGAGCCAGGACAGAAATGAAGATTTGTGTgagagttaaaataaaataaaataacctcTGCTCATCCGTCATTTTGGGAGAAAACTGTGTTAACACTCCTTTTCATCATATGTCAGaggtcattttaaatattacattttcatttactcATGAGGGAGAACATTTCCCTTTACTGTCTCATGCTCTATATTCACACAGAGGAGCTGCTAATTTTAAACCATCAGCTTCAggtcacacacaaaaaagcattttgcttttacttttctCAACAGAGATTTTCTTtctaaattcattcattcacactttcttttttttcacaccacCACCAGCTGGCACTAGATCCTCCACAGTTCAAATTCATTCCTGATTTCTTTGAAAATATTACTTTAACACTTTTCCATCTAGCTATGACCCAGTACTCTTTTCTAGATGGTCTAAAAAGTCAAATCTGCAGCTTTCACGTAACAAACCTGTTCCAATAACTTCAGGATCCCTGCTGCTCTCATTCTAACACCATAGTCACTACTCACATCACACTAAAATGATGTTTGTAATCATTATGACCATTTTACGATGTGAGGTCAACACATATTCATCTCAGATTTCTCTTTAGGACAAGCAAAGAGTTGACTCAGCCTCTGAATAGAATAgagtatataaaataaaaatagagtaTATATTGTCTACATCCACTCACCTCTTTCAGGaaagttttctgtgtttcatcaTCAAAGCGAATCAActccttcatcaccatcacctcCCCTGTCTCCCTGTGGGTCACCTGTACAAGACACAATGATGTAATGAACAAAGAATTAACTGTTGTAACCATAAACATTTGGTTGCGACTTTTTCGTTCCATCTACTATATGTCAGCATGGGGGTTTTGGAAAGTACAAGATGAGTTAAACCACAAATGTTTCCATTCCTGCTTCTCCCAAACGTCTTACTTATGTCAATGCTGCCATCTTTTGGACATTTTAAGGATGACTATATTTCACATTACTGTGCATGTGCTTTATAAACAAGTCAAAATAAGAATATGCGGGCAGTGTCTCTTTAATTCTACCTTGATGGCCTGTCCAAAGCAGCCTTTTCCCAGCACCTCTCCATGGATGAGGTCAGATGGGCGGAAGATGCGGTGAGTACGATTGGACACGACGCGGAGAGACTCGGATCGGTTGATATCCTTCCTTTGGGAGATGGGGGACGCTGCGTTGCTGGAGCCTGGTGACTTATCGATGCTGTAGCTCCGTCTGCAGTGAGGCAGTGGAGACAGACAGGGTGAAGCGATGGAAAAGGAGAGAAGGGAAAACAGAGGTGAAGAGGGtatgacagtggagaggatgaagaagagaagagcaggtgattaaaaaagtcaaataacTTCTGCTTTCCATGAAatataaacattgttttaaGGTTTTAACACACACTTTCGTAATGTTAGCAATTACCGGACACACAGAAGTGAAACTGCTGCCAGGTTGAGCAAAATAGGTTAGAACCCGATTGTCATAAGTGCTCAAACTCTGACATATTTAGTGCACTGTTTACAACTGCTGCCTACAGTAACACTGGGTACTGTGCATTACAGttgaaatgtgttcatttcctACGTGATGATGCGGGACTTCAGGTTGCTGATGTCAGGGTTAGGGGGCTGGGTGATGGGCAGGATGGGGCTGGGACCCTCCGACAGAGGGATGGACATGGGCCCATCCACCTGCTCTTCAGCCTCTGAGGAGCCTTCCTCCTGCCCCTGACTGTGAGGGTCATGTTCGATAGTGAGCTGCAGCAGCCGGCTCGTCTCCTGGATTAACAGATCGATCtatagaggaagagaaagatcAGATGAGCTGGTCCATCAAaaattaaaacagcagaaaactagATTATAAGTGTAGTAGACGATGGTTCTTTAGGTTTCATAGTGCTTTTCTACAATAACTGTAGATAATTATTGTCCCATTTCCCTTCTCAACTAAGAGTCAATACACTGTGGtctcatttgcatatttacaaTGAAGTATAAGGGATATGAAGTGAGTACCTCATCCAGAGGAACATTATGAATGGGAGTCCCATTAATTTCCAGGATCCTATCTCCAACATGAATGGAATTTTTCACATCTGGGCTGATGCAGTCTGCGTCCACCCTAGataaagatgaagaaaacactgaataatttTCATTCAGACCCAGACCTACGATCTGATAAAGTCTCAGCTCAtactcttttccttttccttccacACTATTatatagtttcattttaatgaagttAATCTATCACCCTGTCCTCCACTTTGAATCCCTCATTCTTTGTCCTCCACCACACTGACCTCTCTTAACTATTTGTCTCATTCTCATTTTTACTCCCCCACAATTGCACAAATATGcaattacacacacaagcaagcaCAGATAGACTCACTGGGACACTCGGACAGTGTGTCCATGTTCAGGGCTGTAACCATTGGTCGGGCTGAGTGGCTGGTCGATGGCTACTGAGAAACCTCGCCCCCTGCGTCCATTGTTGCCCTCAGTGGAGGCTGGGATGGAGACCAGCGTGACGGTGTGAGGGATCCGCGAGCATGGCGAGTCTGGCAAGGACACCGGGGTAACAATGGTCTGGTAATAACAGTGGCCGCTGGGGAAAGGAAAACAGGATGAAGGAAGCAATGATGGATGGAAAGGAGGACATTAGAGATAATAAAGCACAGAAAACGGGAACCCTCGTGATGTTTCTGGCTCTACAACCATCCATGCAAGTCAGAGGACAGTCAAGTTCTCATTACAACAGTTTTTACAGCATCACATGTTGTTAATGAGATGGTGCTTTAGCTCAGTTTGGGAAGATACTGTGCAATCGAAGTCTGTTTCGTAAGTTTGGCTGACAAATAAGGTTGTTATTCCCCAGGATGTAATGAATGCTGGGAGAATGGCCTGACAATGACTCATGAAAAAAAACTATGAAGTGATTTACAACTAACATACCAGAAACCtaatcacaaaacacacatgcactctctCTTTTATGCTTCACCTCTACCAGAGACACACAattcttgtttttcctgctttgacCTTAACTGGTAATACATAAATCTCTTGGTAAATGTAATGTTGTCGCACTATCATCATCCACATCCAAGAGGACAGAGACTCTTCCATCTATATGTAGTGCAGCTTGGTTAAAAACCTTTACTTCTTTACTCAATTAAGGCACTCTAACAATATCAGCCTTAAAGAACTGCAGGTGTAGTtgaacagtatgtgtgtgtgattttcacTATGGTGTCAGTCACCACCAGTTATTCATGGCCACAACTAGTCCTTTGAAGCCCAAAATAAGTGGCATAGGGTTTGTCAGTCAACAGCCACTTTGGCTTATTggatgtttactgtttttttggTTGCCCTTCAAAGGGATTTCAAGTGGATTAGTTTGTGGCAGAGGAACAATTAGAGAAActaactaaaaacacaaaaagcaaaaccacACAAGCTGCCTTATtgaattaaaattatttaaagtgTGCACTGTAGGTCTCAATCTTGCAATCTTCTTTCA contains these protein-coding regions:
- the limk1a gene encoding LIM domain kinase 1a isoform X3 yields the protein MVGDLFFWSFCCLRLWKRDKKVAGEQKYHPECFTCLNCRTFIGDGDTYALVERSKLYCGHCYYQTIVTPVSLPDSPCSRIPHTVTLVSIPASTEGNNGRRGRGFSVAIDQPLSPTNGYSPEHGHTVRVSQVDADCISPDVKNSIHVGDRILEINGTPIHNVPLDEIDLLIQETSRLLQLTIEHDPHSQGQEEGSSEAEEQVDGPMSIPLSEGPSPILPITQPPNPDISNLKSRIITRSYSIDKSPGSSNAASPISQRKDINRSESLRVVSNRTHRIFRPSDLIHGEVLGKGCFGQAIKVTHRETGEVMVMKELIRFDDETQKTFLKEVKVMRCLDHPNVLKFIGVLYKDKRLNFIAEYIKGGTLREIIKKMDSNYPWNQRVSFAKDIAAGMSYLHSMNIIHRDLNSHNCLVREDNTVVVADFGLARLMVDDKHEEKLSQGKLPGLKRHDRRKRYTVVGNPYWMAPEMIHGKSYDERVDIFSFGIMLCEIIGRVNADPDYLPRATDFGLNVSGFLEHYCPPDCPPAFFPMAAVCCDLDADKRPAFCKLEEWLENLKMHLDIGLPLVSEVDQLHKVFWENHSITRPENGLHTHPEQPE
- the limk1a gene encoding LIM domain kinase 1a isoform X1: MRLMLLCCTWKDERMGEEEAGGSLPVCAGCKQRIYDEQYLQALNNDWHTICFRCCECSASLSHWYYEKDGRLFCKKDYWAKFGELCHGCNDPITTGLIMVAGEQKYHPECFTCLNCRTFIGDGDTYALVERSKLYCGHCYYQTIVTPVSLPDSPCSRIPHTVTLVSIPASTEGNNGRRGRGFSVAIDQPLSPTNGYSPEHGHTVRVSQVDADCISPDVKNSIHVGDRILEINGTPIHNVPLDEIDLLIQETSRLLQLTIEHDPHSQGQEEGSSEAEEQVDGPMSIPLSEGPSPILPITQPPNPDISNLKSRIITRSYSIDKSPGSSNAASPISQRKDINRSESLRVVSNRTHRIFRPSDLIHGEVLGKGCFGQAIKVTHRETGEVMVMKELIRFDDETQKTFLKEVKVMRCLDHPNVLKFIGVLYKDKRLNFIAEYIKGGTLREIIKKMDSNYPWNQRVSFAKDIAAGMSYLHSMNIIHRDLNSHNCLVREDNTVVVADFGLARLMVDDKHEEKLSQGKLPGLKRHDRRKRYTVVGNPYWMAPEMIHGKSYDERVDIFSFGIMLCEIIGRVNADPDYLPRATDFGLNVSGFLEHYCPPDCPPAFFPMAAVCCDLDADKRPAFCKLEEWLENLKMHLDIGLPLVSEVDQLHKVFWENHSITRPENGLHTHPEQPE
- the limk1a gene encoding LIM domain kinase 1a isoform X2 yields the protein MVVTVKLLELLNIRAADMSLSPHCQNKTLAPTGNMSAKTQRREIRLRRRQCCECSASLSHWYYEKDGRLFCKKDYWAKFGELCHGCNDPITTGLIMVAGEQKYHPECFTCLNCRTFIGDGDTYALVERSKLYCGHCYYQTIVTPVSLPDSPCSRIPHTVTLVSIPASTEGNNGRRGRGFSVAIDQPLSPTNGYSPEHGHTVRVSQVDADCISPDVKNSIHVGDRILEINGTPIHNVPLDEIDLLIQETSRLLQLTIEHDPHSQGQEEGSSEAEEQVDGPMSIPLSEGPSPILPITQPPNPDISNLKSRIITRSYSIDKSPGSSNAASPISQRKDINRSESLRVVSNRTHRIFRPSDLIHGEVLGKGCFGQAIKVTHRETGEVMVMKELIRFDDETQKTFLKEVKVMRCLDHPNVLKFIGVLYKDKRLNFIAEYIKGGTLREIIKKMDSNYPWNQRVSFAKDIAAGMSYLHSMNIIHRDLNSHNCLVREDNTVVVADFGLARLMVDDKHEEKLSQGKLPGLKRHDRRKRYTVVGNPYWMAPEMIHGKSYDERVDIFSFGIMLCEIIGRVNADPDYLPRATDFGLNVSGFLEHYCPPDCPPAFFPMAAVCCDLDADKRPAFCKLEEWLENLKMHLDIGLPLVSEVDQLHKVFWENHSITRPENGLHTHPEQPE